A window of the Bradyrhizobium diazoefficiens genome harbors these coding sequences:
- a CDS encoding flotillin family protein encodes MFDIAVPAMIGVALIVVLGIVFTILYKRATRDEAFVRTGLGGKKVVLDGGAMILPIFHSYASVNLKTLRLTVERKERESLITKDRLRVDIVAEFYVRVRPDDESIALASQTLGALTNDAEALRNQVEAKFVDGLRSVAATMSILELQEKRSDFVKHVQATVESDVKSNGLELESVSLTKLDQTDVKFFNPENFFDAEGLTQLKTVTETRRRDRNSIVRDNEVAIAQKDLEARQQTLTIERTKKEAELSQERDIANKTASTRAEVATATQTARLTEENARIDTDRAVAEKEAGAKQVKETAVIESDLAINKRKTDAQREIQIATQENEIQIASKSKQTSEAVAEAKTAEALAVSAEEKVVTARAVEVADRARLTQVLAARTEAERKSTELIVAAEAEKKASLDRAEAVKTLATAEAESNKIKAVGVRNIGEAEAAVITLKNEAQNKLGSNVIDFEIAKKRIETMPSALAEMVRPIANLKDVRILHTGGAFGGNGAGGGNVGFGEGLAGELLKVHALRPMIDEILRQSGFAPGDDPVKTLVGAVTGKANGAAPATVPAPENTNTADL; translated from the coding sequence ATGTTCGATATCGCAGTCCCGGCCATGATCGGCGTCGCGCTGATCGTTGTCCTCGGGATCGTCTTCACCATTCTCTACAAACGCGCCACCCGCGACGAGGCTTTCGTGCGCACCGGCCTCGGCGGCAAGAAGGTCGTGCTCGACGGCGGCGCCATGATCCTGCCGATCTTCCATTCCTATGCCAGCGTCAATTTGAAGACGCTGCGGCTCACCGTCGAACGCAAGGAGCGGGAATCCCTGATCACCAAGGACCGCCTGCGCGTCGACATCGTCGCGGAATTTTATGTGCGGGTCCGCCCCGACGACGAGAGCATTGCGCTCGCGAGCCAGACACTGGGCGCGCTGACCAATGACGCTGAAGCCTTGCGTAACCAGGTCGAGGCAAAATTCGTCGACGGTCTGCGGTCGGTGGCGGCCACCATGTCGATCCTGGAACTGCAGGAAAAGCGCAGCGATTTCGTCAAGCACGTGCAGGCGACCGTCGAATCCGACGTCAAATCGAACGGGCTCGAGCTTGAATCGGTGTCGTTGACAAAACTCGACCAGACCGACGTCAAATTCTTCAATCCCGAGAATTTCTTCGACGCCGAAGGTCTGACCCAGCTGAAAACCGTGACCGAGACGCGCCGGCGCGACCGCAACTCGATCGTCCGCGACAACGAGGTGGCGATTGCCCAGAAGGACCTCGAGGCGCGGCAGCAGACCCTGACGATCGAGCGGACCAAGAAGGAGGCCGAGCTGTCGCAGGAGCGCGACATCGCCAATAAGACCGCCAGCACCCGCGCCGAAGTCGCAACCGCGACGCAGACCGCGCGCCTGACCGAGGAGAACGCCCGCATCGACACCGACCGGGCGGTCGCTGAGAAGGAGGCGGGCGCCAAGCAGGTCAAGGAAACCGCGGTGATCGAGTCGGATCTGGCGATCAACAAGCGCAAGACCGACGCTCAGCGCGAAATCCAGATCGCGACCCAGGAGAACGAAATCCAGATCGCGTCCAAGAGCAAGCAGACCTCGGAAGCGGTGGCCGAAGCCAAGACGGCAGAAGCCCTGGCCGTCTCCGCCGAGGAAAAAGTGGTCACCGCACGCGCCGTCGAGGTCGCCGACCGCGCCCGTCTCACCCAGGTGCTCGCCGCGCGCACGGAGGCCGAGCGAAAATCGACCGAGCTGATCGTTGCCGCCGAAGCCGAGAAGAAGGCGTCGCTCGACCGCGCCGAGGCAGTCAAAACGCTGGCCACGGCCGAAGCCGAGTCCAACAAGATCAAGGCGGTCGGTGTCCGCAACATCGGTGAGGCCGAGGCTGCCGTGATTACCTTGAAGAACGAGGCGCAGAACAAGCTCGGCAGCAACGTCATCGATTTCGAGATCGCCAAGAAGCGAATCGAGACGATGCCGTCGGCGCTCGCCGAGATGGTCAGGCCGATCGCCAACCTCAAGGACGTCCGTATCCTGCACACCGGCGGCGCGTTCGGCGGCAATGGCGCCGGGGGCGGCAATGTCGGCTTCGGCGAAGGGCTCGCCGGCGAGCTACTCAAGGTGCACGCGCTGCGTCCGATGATCGACGAGATCCTGCGCCAGAGCGGTTTTGCGCCGGGCGATGATCCCGTGAAGACGCTGGTCGGCGCCGTCACCGGCAAGGCCAATGGTGCCGCGCCGGCGACTGTGCCTGCGCCGGAGAATACAAACACCGCCGATCTTTGA
- a CDS encoding OB-fold-containig protein: protein MSALLEHVMSAEVRPFAIAAAMILIVGTLEVVTMLVGASLSEMLGTSIDFSHPSDNGVINAISWINVGGVPLLIFLLLALGAFSITGFLIQDVARMVAAPLPASFASIGAVAVSVPLVRAASGAIARVIPKDESYAVGLGDLVGRVGEVVIGPLDQGPPGRVSVADVHGNRHFVWAVAAPSSPPLPQGTTVLLVDRAGTRFVAVKADDELKPSKPSLSSS from the coding sequence ATGAGCGCTCTGCTCGAACACGTCATGTCGGCCGAGGTCAGGCCGTTCGCGATCGCGGCCGCCATGATCCTCATCGTCGGCACGCTCGAAGTGGTCACCATGCTGGTCGGGGCCTCGCTGAGCGAGATGCTCGGCACCAGCATCGATTTCAGCCATCCCAGCGACAATGGCGTGATCAACGCCATCTCCTGGATCAATGTCGGCGGCGTCCCGCTCTTGATCTTCCTGCTGCTGGCGCTCGGCGCCTTTTCGATCACCGGCTTCCTGATTCAGGACGTGGCGAGGATGGTGGCTGCCCCGTTGCCGGCGAGCTTCGCCTCGATTGGGGCCGTCGCCGTGTCGGTCCCGCTGGTCCGCGCCGCCAGCGGCGCCATCGCGCGGGTCATCCCCAAGGATGAAAGCTACGCCGTCGGCCTCGGCGACCTCGTCGGCCGCGTCGGCGAGGTCGTCATTGGTCCGCTTGACCAGGGGCCGCCTGGCCGCGTCAGCGTCGCCGACGTCCACGGTAACCGCCATTTCGTCTGGGCGGTCGCGGCACCGTCATCACCACCCCTGCCGCAGGGAACTACGGTCCTCCTGGTCGATCGCGCCGGCACCCGCTTCGTCGCGGTGAAAGCCGACGATGAACTCAAGCCGTCCAAACCATCTCTAAGCAGCAGCTAA
- a CDS encoding PspA/IM30 family protein → MLSMSPSPRHAPSALRYRLAPDPAAKAAMEATFEAYDRMMEILDEVARIHNVGSNVVLLHAHAYEQIRKQTALPSRLVTLGLRDRADYRAAQGRRLPLDDKLAKIKGPATISISTVQGRFSVPFDYAGYAEGWGQSVPAHLIRTDDGFEVHYGVTPNNLPEEENAMDTIAAAPENFLSRVGRLIAGIAYDAIEQAEGNNKLKVVGQAIREIERAESEARDALAAARAEEYRLNARRTEIEREMTDLAAKIEGAIADSRDDLARAGIARQMDLEAQFEVLSRAIDENNEKIEQCVTSLRAVLSALQDAEQRRADLEKSEALASHQASTSPRKRGGTSAAGKALRAGRAVARVTGVPPGIPYSSDIDELSTLHRDKEIAARLARLKSRS, encoded by the coding sequence GTGCTTTCCATGAGCCCGTCGCCTCGACATGCGCCATCGGCGCTGCGTTACAGGCTAGCCCCTGATCCGGCCGCCAAGGCTGCGATGGAGGCGACGTTTGAGGCTTATGACCGCATGATGGAGATCCTCGACGAGGTCGCGCGGATCCATAATGTGGGCTCCAACGTCGTCCTGCTGCATGCCCATGCCTATGAGCAGATCCGCAAACAGACCGCGCTGCCGTCGCGGCTGGTGACGCTGGGCCTGCGCGACCGCGCCGACTATCGCGCCGCCCAAGGACGCCGCCTGCCGCTCGACGACAAGCTCGCCAAGATCAAGGGCCCAGCCACCATTTCGATTTCAACCGTGCAGGGGCGCTTCAGCGTGCCCTTCGACTATGCCGGCTACGCGGAAGGCTGGGGGCAAAGCGTGCCCGCGCACCTGATCCGCACCGACGACGGTTTCGAGGTTCACTACGGCGTCACGCCGAACAATCTGCCAGAGGAGGAGAACGCTATGGATACCATCGCTGCCGCTCCCGAAAATTTCCTGTCCCGGGTCGGACGTCTGATCGCCGGCATCGCCTATGACGCGATCGAGCAGGCGGAGGGCAACAACAAGCTGAAAGTGGTTGGCCAGGCCATCCGCGAGATCGAGCGCGCAGAGAGCGAGGCGCGCGATGCGCTCGCGGCCGCGCGCGCCGAGGAATACCGCCTCAACGCGCGGCGCACCGAGATCGAACGCGAGATGACCGATCTCGCCGCCAAGATCGAGGGCGCGATCGCGGACAGCCGCGATGACCTTGCCCGTGCCGGCATCGCGCGGCAGATGGATCTGGAGGCGCAGTTCGAGGTGCTCTCCCGCGCCATCGACGAGAACAATGAGAAGATCGAGCAATGCGTGACCTCGCTCCGTGCGGTGCTGTCGGCGCTCCAGGATGCCGAGCAGCGCCGCGCTGATCTCGAAAAGAGCGAGGCTCTCGCAAGCCACCAGGCCTCGACCTCACCTCGTAAACGTGGTGGCACGTCCGCGGCGGGGAAGGCGTTGCGCGCGGGCAGGGCAGTGGCGCGCGTCACCGGCGTGCCGCCGGGCATTCCCTATTCCAGCGACATCGACGAGCTCAGCACGTTGCATCGCGACAAGGAGATTGCAGCGAGGCTGGCGCGGTTGAAGTCGCGCTCCTGA
- a CDS encoding tRNA-uridine aminocarboxypropyltransferase has product MSNPTAAAPEPIPECPHCQKPMPLCICDSVTPIENRLSLLILQHPQEQDRALGTARLLARHFADATLRVGLSWPSLSKALGHPIENASHWAVLYLGSARAADLDVEGEIVALNRKGEVAENQRAILGKLEGVVLLDGTWSQAKALWWRNPWMLKCQRVILNPAHPSRYGRLRREPRKDGLSTIEAAATLLAGLERRPDIAETLNASFERLLTRYREVQAEMPELAPKPAPKGRRRDFRRGKKA; this is encoded by the coding sequence ATGTCGAACCCCACCGCCGCCGCGCCCGAGCCGATCCCCGAATGCCCGCACTGCCAGAAGCCGATGCCGCTCTGCATCTGCGACAGCGTCACGCCGATCGAAAACCGGCTTTCGCTCCTGATCCTCCAGCATCCGCAGGAGCAGGACAGGGCGCTTGGCACGGCGCGGCTGCTGGCCAGGCATTTTGCCGATGCGACGCTGCGGGTCGGCCTGTCCTGGCCGAGCCTGTCCAAGGCGCTCGGGCACCCGATCGAGAACGCCTCGCACTGGGCCGTGCTCTATCTCGGCTCGGCCCGCGCAGCCGACCTCGACGTGGAGGGTGAGATCGTCGCGCTCAACCGCAAGGGCGAGGTCGCGGAGAACCAGCGTGCCATCCTCGGCAAGCTCGAAGGCGTAGTGCTGCTCGACGGCACCTGGAGCCAGGCCAAGGCGCTGTGGTGGCGCAATCCCTGGATGCTGAAATGCCAGCGCGTGATCCTCAACCCGGCGCATCCGTCCCGTTACGGCCGCCTGCGCCGCGAGCCGCGCAAGGACGGACTGTCGACCATCGAGGCAGCCGCAACGCTGCTGGCCGGTCTGGAGCGGCGCCCCGATATCGCCGAGACGCTCAACGCAAGCTTTGAACGGCTGTTGACCCGCTACCGCGAGGTTCAGGCCGAGATGCCGGAACTGGCGCCAAAGCCGGCGCCGAAAGGCCGGCGCCGCGATTTCCGCCGCGGCAAGAAGGCTTGA
- a CDS encoding class I SAM-dependent methyltransferase: protein MADAVGTHFFPEIAAGGFSRVDGTVQFWQRVGALIRPDSVVLDFGAGRGAGQSEDSVAYRRSLLSLKGRVRELIGVDVDSAVTTNNALDRAFVIKPDEALPIPDQSIDVIVSDFVFEHLQDPARVVRELDRVLRPGGWICARTPNRYGYIALANRMIPDQWSARIIQSAQDNRKSEDVFPAVYLLNTAGAFKRHFPASRYDLYVIPWDAEPAYYFGSKLLYSLFLAVQHCTPAPFKTVLMAFVRKRPVP from the coding sequence ATGGCTGATGCGGTTGGAACGCACTTTTTCCCGGAGATTGCGGCGGGTGGATTCTCTCGGGTCGACGGCACGGTTCAGTTCTGGCAGCGGGTCGGCGCCCTGATCCGTCCGGATTCCGTTGTGCTGGACTTTGGCGCCGGACGAGGCGCCGGCCAGAGCGAGGATTCGGTTGCCTACCGGCGCAGCCTGCTGTCGTTGAAGGGGCGGGTGCGTGAGCTCATCGGCGTGGATGTCGACTCGGCCGTAACGACCAACAATGCGCTGGATCGGGCATTCGTGATCAAACCCGACGAGGCACTTCCGATCCCGGATCAATCCATCGACGTGATCGTCTCGGATTTCGTGTTCGAACATCTCCAGGATCCGGCCAGGGTTGTGCGTGAACTCGACCGCGTGCTCAGGCCGGGCGGCTGGATTTGTGCGCGAACGCCCAACCGCTACGGATATATCGCGCTCGCCAACCGGATGATCCCTGACCAGTGGAGTGCCCGCATCATTCAGTCGGCCCAGGACAACCGAAAGAGCGAGGATGTCTTCCCGGCCGTCTACCTGCTGAACACTGCCGGCGCGTTCAAACGGCACTTTCCTGCCTCCCGATACGATCTGTATGTGATCCCGTGGGACGCGGAGCCGGCCTACTATTTCGGATCGAAGCTTCTCTATTCGCTGTTCCTTGCGGTTCAACACTGCACGCCGGCTCCGTTCAAGACGGTCTTGATGGCGTTCGTGCGCAAACGCCCCGTGCCGTGA
- a CDS encoding efflux RND transporter permease subunit, which translates to MASISEPFIRRPVATTLLSIGLFLLGGVAYEFLPVASVPNVDFPAIFVSASRPGADPSVMAATVAAPLERRLGEIAGINQITSTSSLGTANIQLQFDIGRNIDKAARDVQAAINAALVDLPSDLPALPRFRKANTAGAPVFVLALTSKTLSASAIYDVADTVLAQRISQVPGVGDVTVSGADQPAVRIQLNPVALSNAGIATDAVRTAIVNANPLGPVGIFNGDRQSETLSLNRQMRTAQEFRDIVIKSSNGNFVRLSDVAEIEDGVRNARSIAWFNKQPAVLIQITKQGDANVIDTVDRVKALIPALKQWIPAGVDVSTLVDRTSTIRASVMDMQWTLLATAILVMVVVFVFLRRVTPTIAAGISVPLALAGTCAGMWVAGFSIDNLSLMALAISVGFVVDDAIVMIENMYRNLEHGMRPFQAALEGAKQIGFTVVSISLSLIAAFTPLIFMDGIVGRLLREFSLTLTFAILVSTLVSLTVTPMICAHYIRQTTSGSATLFDRLVEGSLSRIVAFYTRTLRAVLEFPLLTLLVFFATIGLTVMLYIKVPKGYFPTDDSGFVIGATRASADISFQSMLGLQQRLADIVMQDPAVAGIGSTVGGGGGPGGATSNRGIMYISLKPPEERDHISTQVVIDRLRKALFPVPGIRLFMFAAQDVRAGGRQSDSNFQYTLSSTDLDLLQKWAPIVAKRMETVEGITDISSDRDPGGLQLTLNIDRQKAAALGVKVQDIDNALNNAFSQRQISIIYTQRNQYMTVLEIDPKFQVDPSNLERIYVAGANAVQVPLSAVVHATRSLAALAVYHSQSVPSTTVSFNTLPDVQLQAATENIQRAVEELHMPEGIRGSFDGNAGDFAKTSGRQPLLILGALVAMYIVLGVLYESLAHPLTIISTLPSAGLGALLALQITNTPLTVIAFVGIILLIGIVKKNGIMMVDFALDAERQRGLSSAEAIFEACQARFRPILMTTMAALFAGIPLVVATGPGTELRRPLGITIIGGLFVSQILTLYTTPVIYLLIDRLRRRSEPRPLPAPAE; encoded by the coding sequence ATGGCATCGATCTCGGAGCCCTTCATCCGCCGTCCGGTCGCGACCACGCTGCTGTCGATCGGCCTGTTCCTGCTGGGGGGCGTCGCCTACGAGTTCCTGCCTGTCGCTTCCGTCCCGAATGTCGACTTCCCCGCCATCTTCGTCTCGGCGAGCCGTCCCGGCGCCGATCCCTCGGTGATGGCCGCAACCGTGGCCGCACCACTGGAACGGCGGCTCGGCGAAATCGCCGGCATCAATCAGATCACGTCGACGAGCTCTCTCGGCACTGCGAACATCCAGCTCCAGTTCGACATCGGCCGCAACATCGACAAGGCGGCGCGCGACGTGCAGGCCGCCATCAACGCCGCGCTGGTCGACCTTCCCAGCGATTTGCCCGCGCTGCCGCGTTTCCGCAAGGCGAACACCGCGGGTGCGCCCGTCTTCGTGCTGGCGCTGACCTCCAAGACGCTGTCCGCCAGCGCCATCTACGACGTCGCCGATACCGTGCTGGCCCAGCGCATCTCGCAAGTCCCGGGCGTGGGCGACGTCACGGTGTCCGGCGCCGATCAGCCGGCGGTGCGGATCCAGCTCAACCCGGTCGCGCTGTCCAATGCGGGGATAGCAACCGACGCCGTGCGGACTGCGATCGTCAACGCCAACCCGCTTGGTCCAGTCGGCATCTTCAATGGCGATCGCCAGAGCGAGACGCTGTCGCTCAACAGGCAGATGCGCACGGCGCAGGAATTCCGCGACATCGTCATCAAGAGCTCGAACGGCAATTTCGTACGGCTCTCCGACGTTGCCGAGATCGAGGACGGCGTCCGAAACGCGCGCTCGATTGCCTGGTTCAACAAGCAGCCGGCGGTGCTGATCCAGATCACCAAGCAGGGCGACGCCAACGTCATCGACACCGTCGACCGGGTCAAGGCGCTGATCCCCGCGCTGAAGCAATGGATCCCGGCCGGCGTCGACGTCTCCACCCTGGTCGATCGCACCTCGACGATCCGCGCCAGCGTGATGGACATGCAGTGGACGTTGCTCGCGACCGCCATCCTGGTGATGGTCGTGGTGTTCGTGTTCCTGCGCCGGGTGACGCCGACGATCGCCGCCGGCATCTCGGTGCCGCTGGCGCTGGCGGGAACCTGCGCCGGGATGTGGGTCGCGGGCTTCTCGATCGACAATCTGTCGCTGATGGCGCTGGCGATCTCGGTCGGCTTCGTGGTCGACGACGCCATCGTCATGATCGAGAACATGTACCGCAATCTCGAGCATGGGATGCGGCCGTTCCAGGCGGCGCTGGAAGGCGCCAAGCAGATCGGCTTCACCGTGGTCTCGATCAGCCTGTCGCTGATCGCGGCGTTCACGCCGCTGATCTTCATGGACGGCATCGTCGGCCGCCTCCTGCGCGAATTCTCGCTGACGCTGACCTTCGCGATTCTGGTCTCGACTCTGGTGTCGCTGACGGTCACGCCGATGATCTGCGCTCATTACATCCGGCAGACCACGTCGGGGTCGGCCACGCTGTTCGACCGCCTGGTCGAAGGTTCGCTGTCGCGCATCGTCGCGTTCTACACCCGCACCTTGCGCGCGGTGCTGGAATTCCCGCTGCTCACGCTGCTGGTGTTCTTCGCCACCATCGGGCTCACGGTGATGCTCTACATCAAGGTGCCCAAGGGCTATTTCCCGACCGATGATTCCGGCTTCGTCATCGGCGCGACGCGCGCCTCGGCCGATATCTCGTTCCAGTCGATGCTCGGCCTTCAGCAGCGGCTCGCCGACATCGTGATGCAGGATCCGGCCGTAGCCGGCATCGGTTCGACGGTCGGCGGCGGAGGCGGGCCGGGGGGCGCGACCTCGAACCGCGGCATCATGTACATCAGCCTAAAGCCGCCTGAGGAGCGGGATCATATCTCGACGCAGGTCGTGATCGACCGGTTGCGAAAGGCACTGTTCCCCGTGCCCGGCATCCGTCTCTTCATGTTTGCTGCCCAGGATGTCCGCGCCGGCGGTCGGCAGAGCGATTCCAACTTTCAATACACGCTCTCAAGCACCGACCTCGACCTGCTCCAGAAGTGGGCGCCGATCGTCGCCAAGCGGATGGAGACAGTCGAGGGCATCACCGACATCTCGAGCGACCGCGATCCCGGCGGACTTCAGCTGACTTTGAACATCGACCGCCAGAAGGCAGCCGCGCTTGGCGTCAAGGTTCAGGACATCGACAACGCCCTGAACAACGCCTTCTCGCAGCGCCAGATCTCGATCATCTACACCCAGCGCAATCAGTACATGACCGTGCTGGAGATCGATCCGAAATTCCAGGTCGATCCGTCCAATCTCGAGCGCATCTATGTCGCCGGCGCCAACGCTGTGCAGGTGCCGCTGTCCGCCGTGGTGCACGCGACGCGTAGCCTCGCCGCGCTCGCGGTCTATCACTCGCAATCGGTTCCCTCGACCACGGTGTCGTTCAACACCTTGCCGGATGTGCAGCTTCAGGCCGCGACCGAAAACATCCAGCGCGCGGTCGAGGAGTTGCATATGCCCGAGGGCATCCGCGGCAGTTTTGACGGCAATGCCGGCGATTTCGCCAAGACCAGCGGGCGTCAACCACTCTTGATCCTCGGCGCGCTGGTGGCGATGTATATCGTGCTCGGCGTGCTCTATGAGAGCCTCGCCCATCCGCTCACGATCATCTCGACGCTGCCCTCTGCCGGGCTCGGCGCGCTGCTTGCGCTCCAGATCACCAACACGCCGCTGACGGTGATCGCCTTTGTCGGCATCATCCTGTTGATCGGCATCGTCAAGAAGAACGGCATCATGATGGTCGACTTCGCGCTCGATGCCGAGCGCCAGCGCGGCCTGTCCTCGGCCGAGGCGATCTTCGAGGCCTGCCAGGCGCGCTTCCGCCCGATCCTGATGACGACCATGGCGGCGCTGTTCGCCGGCATTCCGCTGGTGGTGGCGACCGGGCCGGGCACGGAGCTGCGGCGCCCGCTCGGCATCACCATCATTGGCGGCCTGTTCGTCTCGCAGATCCTGACGCTCTACACCACGCCCGTGATCTACCTCCTGATCGACCGCCTGCGCCGCCGCTCCGAGCCGCGCCCGCTGCCCGCGCCGGCGGAATAG